Proteins from one Salinispora arenicola genomic window:
- a CDS encoding AtpZ/AtpI family protein, which produces MAGDQTPRPSGGPDDVPSGAGQGWTALSYLIAGMLVWGFIGWLVDRWLDTGGIATGIGVVLGMAGGIVLVIRKLGTPT; this is translated from the coding sequence ATGGCTGGTGACCAGACCCCCCGACCCAGCGGCGGCCCGGACGACGTTCCGTCCGGTGCCGGCCAGGGTTGGACCGCGCTCTCCTACCTGATCGCGGGCATGCTCGTGTGGGGTTTCATCGGCTGGCTGGTCGACCGGTGGCTCGACACCGGTGGCATCGCCACCGGGATCGGCGTCGTGCTCGGCATGGCCGGGGGGATCGTCCTGGTCATCCGCAAGCTCGGCACGCCTACTTAG
- the atpB gene encoding F0F1 ATP synthase subunit A, protein MFGVANVLAQGEAAFPPSVEDFYLPSIVPWGAENSYWFTKITAMVWLAVGILIIFFLASYRNPQLVPTKKQWLAESVYGFVRNNIAVDMIGHAGVRFAPYFTTLFCFILLTNFFAIVPFLQISPNSHIAFPAFLAVISYVLFIYAGVRHHGAGKFFKNALVPPAPWYILPLLVPIEFFSTFLVRPFSLAIRLFANMFAGHMLLLVFTLGGFAMLNANVWLAPVSVLSWAMTIALTFLEFLVIVLQAYVFTVLTASYVQGALADEH, encoded by the coding sequence GTGTTCGGAGTGGCGAACGTCCTGGCACAGGGCGAGGCAGCATTCCCTCCCAGCGTGGAGGATTTCTATCTGCCCAGCATCGTGCCGTGGGGTGCGGAGAACTCCTACTGGTTTACCAAGATCACGGCGATGGTCTGGCTCGCCGTGGGCATTCTGATCATTTTCTTCCTGGCCAGCTATCGGAATCCACAGCTGGTGCCGACGAAGAAGCAATGGCTGGCCGAGTCGGTCTACGGCTTCGTGCGGAACAACATCGCAGTCGACATGATCGGGCACGCGGGGGTGCGGTTCGCGCCGTACTTCACCACGCTGTTCTGTTTCATCCTGCTGACCAACTTCTTCGCGATCGTTCCGTTCCTCCAGATATCGCCGAACTCGCACATCGCCTTCCCGGCTTTCCTGGCCGTGATCAGCTACGTGCTCTTCATCTACGCGGGCGTCCGGCACCACGGTGCCGGAAAGTTCTTCAAGAATGCACTGGTCCCACCGGCGCCCTGGTACATCCTGCCGCTGCTGGTCCCGATCGAGTTCTTCTCGACCTTCCTCGTTCGGCCGTTCTCGCTCGCCATCCGTCTCTTCGCGAACATGTTCGCCGGCCACATGCTCCTGCTGGTGTTCACCCTCGGCGGCTTCGCGATGTTGAACGCCAACGTCTGGCTGGCGCCGGTGTCGGTGCTGTCCTGGGCGATGACCATCGCGCTTACCTTCCTCGAGTTCCTGGTGATCGTCCTCCAGGCGTACGTCTTCACTGTCCTGACCGCGAGCTACGTCCAGGGCGCGCTCGCCGACGAGCACTGA
- a CDS encoding ATP synthase F0 subunit C — MDIVAAVEGSTAAIGYGLAAIGPGIGVGLVFAAYIQSTARQPESSRMTLPYVWIGFAVIEALALLGIAFGFIWQGNL, encoded by the coding sequence ATGGACATCGTCGCCGCGGTAGAGGGCAGCACCGCCGCCATCGGCTACGGCCTCGCCGCCATCGGCCCGGGTATCGGCGTCGGCCTGGTCTTTGCCGCCTACATTCAGTCGACCGCCCGTCAGCCGGAGTCGTCCCGGATGACCCTGCCCTACGTCTGGATCGGCTTCGCCGTCATCGAGGCGCTCGCACTACTGGGTATCGCGTTCGGCTTCATCTGGCAGGGCAACCTCTAA
- a CDS encoding F0F1 ATP synthase subunit B yields the protein MFFLAAEGGETSHSPILPVWQEIVVGLVAFGLLAFVLMKFVFPRMEQTFQARVDAIEGGIKRAEAAQAEANQLLEQYRAQLSEARSDAAKIRDDARADAEGIRQDILAKAREESDRIIAAGKEQLVAERATIVRELRTEVGTLAVDLASKIVGESLADEARRAGTVDRFLDGLESAGAR from the coding sequence ATGTTCTTCCTCGCCGCTGAGGGTGGTGAGACGAGCCACAGCCCGATCCTGCCGGTCTGGCAGGAGATCGTGGTCGGCCTGGTCGCCTTCGGCTTGCTCGCCTTCGTGCTGATGAAGTTCGTCTTCCCGCGGATGGAGCAGACGTTCCAGGCACGGGTTGACGCGATCGAGGGCGGGATCAAGCGGGCCGAGGCTGCGCAGGCCGAGGCGAACCAGCTCCTTGAGCAGTACCGGGCACAGCTCTCCGAGGCGCGTTCCGACGCCGCCAAGATCCGGGATGACGCCCGGGCCGACGCGGAGGGCATCCGCCAGGACATCCTCGCCAAGGCGCGGGAGGAGTCCGACCGGATCATCGCCGCCGGCAAGGAACAGCTCGTCGCCGAGCGGGCCACCATCGTGCGCGAGCTGCGGACCGAGGTCGGCACGCTCGCGGTCGACTTGGCCAGCAAGATCGTCGGTGAGTCGTTGGCCGACGAGGCACGCCGCGCGGGCACGGTCGACCGGTTCCTGGACGGTCTCGAGAGCGCGGGGGCCCGCTGA
- a CDS encoding F0F1 ATP synthase subunit delta, translating to MQAATSRESYRIAGDRLDAYVRGAEPSAVAATADELLSVADLIRREPRLRRALADPARSGADRAALLTGILSGKVGADALDLSTTLVAGRWSAPSELLDGAERLGVAALLAAADKAGDLGEVEDELFRFGQVVAGQSALSNALSDPAAPVEQRATLAGELLTGKARPVTVRLVEVALGGFGGRSFVGALTRLVELAADRRDRQVAYVTVAAPLGEEEERRLGASLSAIYGREVSVKQSVDPEVLGGVSVRVGSDLYDGTVLRRLNETRNALAKR from the coding sequence ATGCAGGCCGCCACCAGCCGGGAGTCGTACCGGATCGCGGGTGACCGCCTCGACGCGTACGTTCGCGGCGCGGAGCCGTCGGCGGTGGCCGCCACCGCCGACGAGCTCCTCTCCGTCGCCGACCTGATCCGGCGCGAGCCACGGCTGCGCCGGGCGCTCGCCGACCCGGCCCGCTCCGGTGCGGACCGGGCTGCCCTGCTCACCGGGATCCTCTCCGGCAAGGTCGGCGCGGACGCGCTCGATCTGTCGACCACGCTGGTCGCCGGTCGCTGGTCGGCCCCGTCGGAACTCCTCGATGGCGCCGAGCGGCTCGGTGTGGCAGCGCTGTTGGCCGCCGCGGACAAAGCGGGTGACCTCGGTGAGGTCGAGGACGAGCTGTTCCGCTTCGGTCAGGTCGTGGCCGGTCAGTCGGCGCTGTCCAACGCGCTGTCGGACCCGGCGGCCCCGGTCGAGCAGCGGGCCACGCTCGCCGGTGAGCTACTCACCGGCAAGGCCCGTCCGGTCACCGTCCGGCTCGTCGAGGTGGCGCTGGGCGGGTTCGGGGGACGCTCCTTCGTCGGGGCGCTCACCCGGCTGGTCGAACTCGCCGCCGACCGGCGGGACCGGCAGGTGGCGTACGTGACCGTCGCAGCCCCATTGGGTGAGGAGGAGGAGCGTCGGCTGGGCGCCAGCCTCTCCGCTATCTACGGTCGGGAGGTCTCCGTCAAGCAGTCGGTGGACCCCGAGGTCCTCGGTGGCGTCAGCGTCCGGGTCGGCTCCGACCTGTACGACGGCACCGTCCTGCGCCGCCTCAACGAGACCCGTAACGCGCTCGCGAAGCGCTGA